A window of Parafrankia irregularis contains these coding sequences:
- a CDS encoding GvpL/GvpF family gas vesicle protein, which produces MPVVLYGIVRADHPLPAQERDAGPGPALGIGHPAASLRLVRSGPLAAVVSETTDLGELGEHEAIRHLEILQRLLADGPVLPVRLGTVAPDDESVRTEVLEPVQDGLPEQLDAIDGLVELYLDIEEEEQVELAEAVAGTPLAYAPPPDDLDARIQLGQQIADLVVARRTAQAEEILDDLRPLARADRPRRHHGGPEDPALSWAFLVPADRLPDFDAAVERVRAARPSLKVDYVGPLPAVDFVDFPARVLTTAPAADTTGDAFGGSGRWGWGGEGEQRNTREPADRAGSGGTRDDRERKEP; this is translated from the coding sequence ATGCCTGTCGTGCTCTACGGAATAGTCCGGGCGGACCATCCGCTGCCGGCCCAGGAGCGGGACGCGGGCCCCGGCCCCGCCCTCGGCATCGGGCACCCGGCGGCGTCGCTTCGCCTGGTGCGCTCGGGGCCGCTCGCCGCGGTCGTCAGCGAGACGACGGACCTCGGCGAGCTGGGCGAACACGAAGCCATAAGACATCTGGAGATCCTCCAGCGGCTGCTCGCCGATGGCCCGGTGCTCCCGGTGCGGCTGGGAACGGTCGCCCCGGACGACGAATCGGTCCGCACCGAGGTCCTCGAACCTGTCCAGGACGGCCTGCCCGAGCAACTGGACGCGATCGACGGCCTGGTCGAGCTGTATCTCGACATAGAGGAGGAGGAGCAGGTCGAACTCGCGGAAGCGGTGGCCGGGACCCCGCTGGCGTACGCTCCGCCTCCAGATGATCTGGACGCCCGCATCCAGCTCGGCCAGCAGATCGCGGACCTCGTCGTCGCCCGCCGGACCGCACAGGCGGAGGAGATCCTGGACGACCTGCGTCCGCTGGCACGCGCGGACCGGCCTCGGCGGCATCACGGCGGCCCGGAGGACCCCGCCCTCAGCTGGGCGTTTCTCGTGCCTGCTGACAGGCTGCCCGATTTCGACGCTGCCGTGGAGCGCGTCCGGGCGGCCCGTCCGTCCCTGAAGGTCGACTACGTCGGACCGCTGCCCGCGGTCGACTTCGTCGACTTCCCGGCCCGCGTCCTCACGACAGCGCCCGCCGCGGACACCACCGGCGACGCCTTCGGCGGTTCGGGCCGATGGGGCTGGGGCGGGGAAGGCGAACAGCGGAACACCCGCGAGCCCGCCGACCGCGCGGGTAGCGGCGGCACGCGCGACGACCGGGAGCGAAAGGAGCCCTGA
- a CDS encoding gas vesicle structural protein GvpA: MTVASYPMGRAPRPSGLADVLDVVLDKGIVIDAYVRVALVGIEILTIDARIVIASVDTYLRFAEAVNRLDMQPQEQVAGLPGLMKEVTDGTSRNKVKGALGGLKDTAEDVAEVLRGSPSHSDADARDIPAGRSAPAERRGGRGG, translated from the coding sequence ATGACCGTCGCCAGCTATCCCATGGGACGGGCGCCCAGGCCCAGCGGCCTGGCCGACGTCCTCGACGTGGTGCTCGACAAGGGCATCGTCATCGACGCCTACGTACGTGTCGCACTGGTCGGCATCGAGATCCTCACGATCGACGCGCGCATCGTGATCGCCAGCGTCGACACGTACCTCCGGTTCGCCGAAGCCGTGAACCGGCTGGACATGCAGCCGCAGGAGCAGGTGGCGGGGCTGCCGGGACTCATGAAGGAGGTGACCGACGGCACGTCCCGCAACAAGGTCAAAGGAGCCCTGGGCGGGCTCAAGGACACCGCCGAGGACGTCGCCGAGGTACTGCGCGGGTCGCCGTCCCACTCCGACGCCGACGCGCGGGACATACCCGCCGGGCGATCCGCTCCGGCGGAGCGGCGAGGTGGCCGGGGAGGCTGA
- a CDS encoding gas vesicle protein K — MTTAGHRDGPRLRLDADPEDVGRGLGQLVVVVLELLREVLERQAIRRMEGGGLTATQIDDLGRALLEIRASLVQVRESLGLSAEEAQTAVAQAGRLLAADDDWPGPRAAADPRANFRGAGPREKARTVP; from the coding sequence ATGACGACCGCCGGGCACCGTGACGGCCCGCGCCTGCGACTCGACGCGGACCCGGAGGACGTCGGGCGCGGGCTCGGTCAGCTCGTGGTCGTCGTCCTGGAGCTGCTCCGGGAGGTCCTGGAGCGGCAGGCCATCCGCCGGATGGAAGGCGGCGGGCTGACCGCCACGCAGATCGACGATCTCGGCCGTGCACTGTTGGAGATCCGCGCCAGCCTGGTGCAGGTACGGGAGTCGCTGGGCCTGTCGGCCGAGGAGGCGCAGACCGCCGTGGCGCAGGCTGGCCGGCTGCTCGCCGCGGACGACGACTGGCCCGGCCCGCGGGCCGCGGCCGATCCCAGGGCGAATTTCCGGGGCGCTGGTCCCCGGGAGAAGGCGAGGACAGTGCCATGA
- a CDS encoding gas vesicle protein, producing MTDQRFVPTPRPRGGDAGTRRRPRGRVEGLPGTGEPGLEGLPRLEELPRHPQGPARRSARGTASAPSRRPGRTARTSAQPLADLLDRLVDTGAVVSGDVVVALAGVDLLRVDLRLLLVGVQTALEGAGEVRP from the coding sequence GTGACTGATCAGCGATTCGTCCCGACACCGCGGCCCCGCGGTGGTGACGCCGGTACCCGGCGACGGCCACGGGGCCGGGTGGAAGGGCTGCCCGGAACGGGAGAGCCAGGGCTGGAAGGGCTCCCGCGGCTGGAAGAACTGCCGCGGCACCCGCAGGGGCCTGCCCGCCGCTCGGCGCGCGGAACCGCCTCGGCGCCCTCGCGCCGCCCGGGGCGCACCGCGCGGACCTCGGCGCAGCCGCTCGCGGACCTGTTGGACAGGCTTGTCGACACCGGCGCGGTCGTCAGCGGCGACGTGGTCGTCGCACTCGCCGGGGTGGACCTCCTCCGGGTTGATCTCCGCCTGCTTCTGGTCGGCGTCCAGACCGCGCTCGAAGGAGCCGGTGAGGTCCGGCCATGA
- a CDS encoding GvpL/GvpF family gas vesicle protein: MDAADADLGVFDELAARLAPGVLADAVAEAREVARAQLAQLLAQEITRVACERTAAGAPSAAAAAPSSPAGPPSSGASRASVSSPARPESRGDRLATDDHVATDDHVATDDRLATSDHLAAPQDGTQPGGRDEPRAGGRDDRPAGSERNRALYAYGIVPAGTDVDDLPGLAADTGAHAVTRGGVSLVVSAIDPALLSDIEEDLSETGRLAALARGHDQVLRELQDRAAVLPLRFGTVLAGEREAMGVLDDPEDELTGALDTLRGAREWGFRIDAECPTAPDATGLAADESVPTPTGQTDAAEPAGAGSSGGGESTTSPGSGTAYLTARRDEMREEERQREEISRLVDRTRRELLAHARDVARRPSRPGRILDCAYLVDRDEEEEFLDTAERLAPSLSEVGYAAVVTGPWPPYSFVHLTLGGDGTSGAGAGLGPGAGLGPGAAPGPTAAPGPSPGARRSDRFAVPHGGWPDDGALHEPGEERD, encoded by the coding sequence GTGGACGCGGCGGACGCTGATCTCGGCGTCTTCGACGAGCTGGCGGCCCGGCTCGCGCCCGGCGTGCTGGCCGACGCCGTAGCCGAGGCCCGTGAGGTCGCGCGGGCGCAGCTCGCGCAGCTCCTGGCCCAGGAGATCACCAGAGTCGCCTGCGAGCGAACGGCCGCAGGCGCGCCATCCGCTGCGGCAGCCGCGCCCTCGTCTCCCGCGGGCCCGCCCTCGTCCGGGGCGTCCCGAGCATCGGTGTCCTCCCCTGCCCGGCCGGAGTCCCGCGGCGACCGCCTCGCGACCGACGACCACGTCGCGACCGACGACCACGTCGCGACCGACGACCGCCTCGCGACCAGCGACCACCTCGCCGCGCCTCAGGATGGCACTCAGCCTGGCGGCCGCGACGAACCCAGGGCCGGCGGTCGCGACGACCGGCCAGCGGGGAGCGAGCGGAATCGGGCGCTGTACGCCTATGGGATCGTCCCTGCCGGTACCGATGTCGATGACCTGCCAGGCCTCGCCGCGGACACCGGTGCCCATGCCGTCACGCGTGGCGGGGTCTCACTCGTGGTCTCGGCCATCGACCCGGCGCTGCTGAGCGACATCGAGGAAGACCTTTCCGAGACGGGACGTCTCGCCGCCCTGGCGCGCGGCCATGACCAGGTTCTGCGGGAGCTGCAGGACCGCGCCGCGGTGCTGCCCCTCCGGTTCGGGACCGTCCTCGCCGGCGAGCGTGAGGCCATGGGCGTCCTCGACGATCCCGAGGACGAGCTGACCGGCGCGCTCGACACGCTGCGCGGCGCGCGCGAGTGGGGCTTCCGGATCGACGCCGAGTGCCCGACCGCACCTGACGCAACCGGTCTCGCCGCGGACGAGTCGGTCCCGACCCCGACCGGGCAAACCGACGCAGCGGAACCGGCCGGAGCGGGATCGAGCGGGGGCGGCGAAAGCACCACCAGCCCGGGCTCGGGTACCGCATACCTGACGGCCCGCCGAGACGAGATGCGCGAGGAAGAACGACAGCGCGAGGAGATATCCCGCCTCGTGGACCGGACGCGCCGGGAACTGCTCGCGCACGCGCGTGACGTCGCCCGCCGCCCGAGCCGACCGGGCCGGATCCTCGACTGCGCCTACCTCGTCGACCGCGACGAGGAGGAGGAGTTCCTCGACACGGCCGAGCGGCTGGCCCCGTCCCTGTCGGAGGTCGGCTACGCCGCCGTGGTGACAGGGCCTTGGCCGCCCTACTCCTTCGTCCATCTGACCCTCGGCGGGGATGGGACGTCCGGCGCCGGCGCCGGACTCGGGCCGGGAGCTGGACTCGGGCCGGGCGCCGCGCCGGGCCCGACGGCGGCTCCCGGCCCGAGCCCGGGAGCGAGGCGGTCCGACCGGTTCGCCGTCCCGCACGGTGGGTGGCCCGATGACGGTGCACTGCACGAACCAGGTGAAGAGCGTGACTGA
- the gvpJ gene encoding gas vesicle protein GvpJ: MTIDRAPLAGPSRLRTLSGRHSDSLADVLERVLDKGVVIVGDVVISVLDVELLTLKLRLFIASADTAREMGLDWWTTDPFYSSEARSLQQEQERELREETVRALHAENDELRSRLARLEGSAGQALPHREPEAVESSTRPLAGRRAAAVRRDESRPFWEEDAGRRPDRGRGGR, from the coding sequence ATGACGATAGATCGCGCTCCCCTCGCCGGCCCCTCGCGGCTGCGAACGCTGAGCGGGCGGCACTCGGACTCTCTTGCTGACGTGCTGGAGAGGGTGCTCGACAAGGGAGTCGTCATCGTCGGTGACGTGGTCATCAGTGTTCTCGACGTGGAGCTCCTCACGCTCAAGCTGCGCCTTTTCATCGCATCAGCAGATACCGCCCGCGAGATGGGCCTGGACTGGTGGACCACCGACCCGTTCTACAGCAGCGAGGCACGGTCGCTGCAGCAGGAGCAGGAGCGAGAACTGCGCGAGGAGACCGTACGGGCGCTGCACGCGGAGAACGATGAACTGCGCTCCAGGCTCGCCCGGTTGGAGGGCTCGGCCGGCCAGGCTCTACCCCACCGGGAACCGGAGGCGGTCGAGTCCTCGACGCGGCCGCTCGCCGGGCGCCGGGCGGCGGCGGTCCGCCGTGACGAGTCGCGGCCGTTCTGGGAGGAGGACGCGGGAAGGAGGCCTGACCGTGGACGCGGCGGACGCTGA
- the gvpO gene encoding gas vesicle protein GvpO, whose amino-acid sequence MHERSCALAVAGSSRRESRVCADIEWAGERTQGVSGRLPSTDPGGVDRPHVGDMPADDSADGRRASRMAADSGLATVASRCLEEFGMLVGQTPERVTGARRTDSGWSFLVDLTELERIPSTTSVIATYRLDVDDRGCLMGYERLRRFVRGATD is encoded by the coding sequence ATGCATGAGCGTTCCTGTGCGCTCGCGGTCGCAGGATCATCGCGCCGCGAATCACGCGTTTGCGCCGACATCGAGTGGGCAGGGGAACGCACGCAAGGTGTTTCGGGTCGGCTCCCCTCCACGGACCCGGGAGGGGTCGACAGACCTCATGTAGGAGACATGCCAGCCGACGATTCGGCGGACGGGCGACGGGCATCGCGGATGGCCGCGGACAGCGGGCTCGCCACTGTCGCAAGTCGTTGCCTTGAGGAGTTCGGAATGCTGGTGGGTCAGACTCCCGAGCGGGTCACCGGGGCACGCAGGACGGACTCCGGGTGGTCGTTCCTGGTCGATCTGACCGAGCTGGAGCGCATTCCGTCGACTACCAGCGTGATCGCCACCTACCGACTCGACGTTGACGACAGAGGCTGCCTGATGGGCTACGAGCGGCTGCGCAGGTTCGTGCGCGGCGCCACCGACTAG
- a CDS encoding CYTH and CHAD domain-containing protein — MPAPTSRHREVEAKFDVDLTFVVPPLTGHAGIASVGPVSEARLDAVYYDTDDLRLARHRITLRRRQGGRDAGWHLKLPLSGAARDEIRRPLDVVERDPSSEGTVPGEFADIVAATTRGRPLGPVARVQTLRRATTLRSPDGQDLVELADDEVHAQTLGSATTVSRWREIEIEALGDDPRVLPAAGAALRGAGAQPAAGPSKLARALGSQVPRPELPELGEPSSRGVDAEENAGEIVRGYLATHTRALLAADARVRLGDPESVHDLRVAARRLRSCLRTFRRLFDPTPTFALQDRLRELNLLLNPARDGEVQLDRFTTAIEALDDRDLLGPVAARVQGHLRSQHLRGREQALAWMRDAQYLTFLDDLITFVAEPPYSPHAYRPAARALRGPIRKADRKVRRRVDRALRTPAGAGQDVALHAARKAAKQLRYAAETATPVYGKHAEKHAGRAKKIQNSLGEHQDCVIAQGVLREFAIAANQAGESSFAYGLLLGGERERAHLTRDAFTARWPELARRRHRRWLR, encoded by the coding sequence ATGCCTGCACCGACATCTCGGCATCGGGAGGTCGAGGCCAAGTTCGACGTCGACCTGACGTTCGTCGTTCCGCCGCTGACCGGTCACGCCGGGATCGCCTCGGTCGGCCCGGTGAGCGAGGCGCGTCTCGACGCCGTCTACTACGACACCGACGATCTCCGTTTGGCCCGCCATCGCATCACGCTGCGCCGCAGGCAGGGCGGCCGGGACGCGGGATGGCATCTCAAGCTGCCGCTTTCCGGTGCCGCCCGGGACGAGATCCGCCGTCCCCTCGACGTGGTCGAACGGGATCCCTCCAGCGAGGGCACCGTTCCGGGCGAGTTCGCCGATATCGTCGCCGCCACCACCCGGGGCCGGCCGCTGGGGCCCGTCGCGCGGGTACAGACCCTCCGTCGCGCGACGACGCTGCGTTCCCCCGACGGACAGGACCTGGTGGAACTCGCCGACGACGAGGTCCACGCCCAGACGCTCGGCTCGGCGACGACGGTGTCCCGCTGGCGCGAGATCGAGATCGAGGCGCTCGGCGACGATCCCCGCGTTCTGCCGGCGGCCGGCGCGGCCCTGCGTGGTGCCGGGGCACAGCCTGCCGCCGGGCCCTCCAAGCTCGCCCGGGCGCTCGGATCGCAGGTGCCCCGGCCGGAACTCCCCGAGCTCGGCGAACCATCCAGCCGGGGCGTCGACGCCGAAGAGAACGCGGGTGAGATCGTCCGCGGCTATCTGGCGACCCACACCCGAGCCCTGCTCGCCGCCGACGCCCGCGTGCGCCTCGGTGACCCGGAGTCCGTACACGACCTGCGAGTCGCCGCCCGCCGCCTGCGCAGCTGCCTGCGCACGTTCCGACGGCTGTTCGACCCGACCCCCACATTCGCGCTGCAGGACAGGCTGCGAGAGCTCAACCTGCTGCTCAACCCTGCCCGCGACGGCGAGGTCCAGCTGGATCGGTTCACCACCGCGATCGAGGCACTCGACGACCGCGACCTGCTGGGCCCCGTCGCCGCCCGGGTTCAGGGCCACCTGCGCTCGCAGCACCTGCGTGGCCGTGAACAGGCCCTCGCCTGGATGCGCGACGCCCAGTATCTGACTTTCCTCGACGATCTGATCACTTTCGTCGCGGAGCCACCATATTCCCCGCATGCGTACCGTCCAGCCGCGCGGGCCCTGCGCGGGCCTATCCGCAAAGCCGACCGCAAGGTGCGTCGCCGGGTCGACCGGGCCCTGCGCACCCCCGCCGGCGCCGGTCAGGACGTCGCCCTGCACGCCGCGCGGAAGGCCGCGAAGCAACTGCGCTACGCCGCCGAGACCGCCACACCGGTCTACGGGAAACACGCCGAAAAGCACGCCGGGCGGGCCAAGAAGATCCAGAACAGCCTGGGTGAGCACCAGGACTGCGTGATCGCCCAAGGCGTCCTGCGCGAGTTCGCGATCGCCGCCAACCAGGCCGGCGAATCCTCGTTCGCCTACGGCCTCCTCCTCGGCGGTGAACGGGAACGGGCCCACCTGACCAGGGACGCCTTCACCGCACGCTGGCCCGAACTCGCTCGCCGGCGCCACCGCCGCTGGCTGCGCTGA
- a CDS encoding ChaB family protein, whose amino-acid sequence MTNKKRQAQQARSEVPSTVARSDDKAVRTWKKTHDSAVETYGEGERAHRAAFASLKHTHEKTGDHWQPKAAAGPSDEQAAKPTGQALRHPSPTAEGVDANASVAHLRGIARDLGISGRSTMRKADLIAAIRKENRRATAAARHRSS is encoded by the coding sequence ATGACCAACAAGAAGCGCCAGGCGCAACAGGCTCGCTCCGAGGTCCCGTCGACGGTGGCCCGTTCGGATGACAAAGCCGTGCGCACCTGGAAGAAGACCCACGATTCGGCCGTGGAGACATACGGGGAGGGAGAGCGTGCGCACCGAGCGGCATTCGCCTCCCTCAAGCACACCCATGAGAAGACCGGCGACCACTGGCAGCCGAAGGCGGCTGCCGGCCCCTCGGACGAGCAGGCGGCAAAGCCGACCGGACAGGCGCTGCGTCATCCGTCTCCGACGGCGGAAGGCGTCGACGCCAACGCCTCCGTCGCACATCTGCGCGGCATCGCGAGAGACCTTGGAATATCAGGTCGTTCGACGATGCGGAAGGCGGACCTCATCGCGGCCATCAGGAAGGAGAACCGGCGAGCCACCGCAGCGGCCCGTCACCGCAGTTCGTGA